From a single Streptomyces misionensis genomic region:
- a CDS encoding glycerophosphodiester phosphodiesterase: MQNVTAVAHRGDPYRFRENTVDSLRSALDRGADVVEIDVRLTRDGVPVLLHDDTLERLWELDRPLGALSAEEVRALTGGRVPTLAQALAATGDSRVMVDLCGPVTRRTMDRILDVVRQSGAGERVYYSAGAETMLTVRAADPAAEIALTWTTLAPPRPALLAAIRPRWLNYRFSLVDRDLVARVHRDGQLVSVWTPDTRRTLSRLLDQGVDSITTNRIDVLHDLRSAPRELPRRTRRQLPRRLP; this comes from the coding sequence ATGCAGAACGTGACCGCCGTGGCCCACCGCGGCGACCCCTACCGCTTCCGCGAGAACACCGTCGACTCGCTGCGTTCCGCGCTCGACCGGGGCGCGGACGTGGTCGAGATCGACGTACGGCTCACCCGGGACGGCGTGCCCGTGCTGCTGCACGACGACACCCTGGAGCGGCTGTGGGAGCTGGACCGGCCGCTGGGCGCGCTGTCCGCCGAGGAGGTGCGCGCTCTCACCGGCGGCCGGGTGCCGACGCTGGCGCAGGCGCTGGCCGCGACCGGTGACAGCCGGGTGATGGTGGACCTGTGCGGGCCGGTCACCCGGCGGACGATGGACCGGATCCTGGACGTGGTCCGGCAGAGCGGGGCCGGGGAGCGGGTGTACTACAGCGCGGGCGCCGAGACCATGCTCACCGTCCGCGCCGCCGACCCGGCCGCCGAGATCGCCCTGACCTGGACGACGCTGGCCCCGCCCCGGCCCGCGCTGCTGGCCGCGATCCGCCCGCGCTGGCTCAACTACCGCTTCTCCCTGGTGGACCGGGACCTGGTCGCCCGCGTCCACCGGGACGGGCAGCTCGTCTCCGTCTGGACCCCGGACACCCGGCGCACCCTCTCCCGGCTGCTGGACCAGGGCGTGGACTCGATCACCACCAACCGCATCGACGTCCTGCACGACCTGCGCTCGGCCCCCCGCGAACTCCCGCGGAGGAC
- a CDS encoding DUF4190 domain-containing protein, translated as MTDGTQSSGAAGGGHDPWAPPEQRPSLEKNQPTAPAPAQPPSVHDQATVTDLPTGGHAQPHFAPPGPGFGAPTPPPPAFGAPVPGAGEQVPPPPIAPTGPGMPPAPAPAPAPGGYGYPGYPAGSYGWTGMPMAPQNGMGTAAMVLGILSICLFCLYGVVSLVLGILAVVFGIKGRRRAERGEATNHGQAQAGLIMGVIGIVVGVAMMVLLLVIGISAFNDDSSSSDPYYGSAHSLTATVATGR; from the coding sequence GTGACAGACGGAACGCAGTCCAGTGGGGCGGCCGGGGGCGGCCACGACCCGTGGGCGCCGCCCGAGCAGCGGCCGTCGCTGGAGAAGAACCAGCCCACCGCACCGGCTCCGGCGCAGCCGCCCTCCGTGCACGACCAGGCCACCGTGACCGACCTGCCGACCGGCGGTCACGCGCAGCCCCATTTCGCCCCGCCCGGCCCGGGCTTCGGCGCGCCCACCCCGCCGCCGCCCGCGTTCGGAGCACCGGTCCCCGGCGCGGGCGAGCAGGTGCCGCCCCCGCCGATCGCGCCGACCGGCCCCGGCATGCCCCCGGCGCCCGCGCCCGCTCCGGCCCCCGGCGGGTACGGCTACCCCGGCTACCCGGCGGGGAGCTACGGCTGGACCGGCATGCCCATGGCCCCGCAGAACGGTATGGGCACCGCGGCGATGGTGCTCGGCATCCTGTCGATCTGCCTGTTCTGCCTGTACGGCGTCGTCTCCCTGGTGCTGGGCATCCTCGCGGTGGTCTTCGGCATCAAGGGCCGCCGACGGGCCGAGCGCGGCGAGGCCACCAACCACGGGCAGGCCCAGGCGGGCCTGATCATGGGCGTCATCGGCATCGTCGTCGGCGTCGCCATGATGGTGCTGCTGCTGGTGATCGGCATCAGCGCCTTCAACGACGACTCGTCCAGCTCCGACCCGTACTACGGCTCGGCCCACTCCCTCACGGCCACGGTCGCGACGGGACGCTGA
- a CDS encoding NADAR family protein, with product MGKINGMEALVSEVRAGSRVKYLHFWGHRPRPDGTIGASCLSQWWPSPFVVDGKRYATAEHWMMAGKARLFGDERAEERVLSAAHPAEAKKAGRLVRDFDEAIWERERFRIVVEGSVHKFASDDALRAFLLGTGDRVLVEASPLDRVWGIGLAATDEAASDPEHWRGLNLLGFALMEARAELAGR from the coding sequence ATGGGGAAGATCAACGGGATGGAAGCCCTGGTCAGCGAGGTCCGTGCGGGGTCCCGCGTGAAGTACCTGCACTTCTGGGGCCACCGGCCCCGGCCGGACGGCACGATCGGCGCGAGCTGTCTCAGCCAGTGGTGGCCGTCGCCGTTCGTGGTCGACGGAAAGCGCTATGCGACGGCCGAGCACTGGATGATGGCGGGCAAGGCCCGTCTGTTCGGCGACGAGCGGGCGGAGGAGCGGGTGCTGTCCGCGGCCCATCCCGCCGAGGCCAAGAAGGCGGGCCGGCTGGTCCGCGACTTCGACGAGGCGATATGGGAGCGGGAGCGCTTCCGCATCGTGGTCGAGGGCAGCGTCCACAAGTTCGCCTCCGACGACGCCCTGCGCGCCTTCCTGCTGGGCACGGGCGACCGCGTCCTGGTCGAGGCGAGCCCGCTGGACCGGGTGTGGGGCATCGGCCTGGCGGCGACCGACGAGGCGGCGTCGGACCCGGAACACTGGCGCGGCCTGAACCTGCTGGGCTTCGCGCTGATGGAGGCACGGGCGGAACTGGCGGGGCGGTAG